The Arachis duranensis cultivar V14167 chromosome 9, aradu.V14167.gnm2.J7QH, whole genome shotgun sequence genomic sequence TCAATATATTCCCCCTCACTCCATTAATAAATTCCATCACAACACAAACTTCTTCAACTTTCACTCAACCTAACCCAAAAACGGAAAAACCACACccttattttttctcttcttttcttcttcctctcttgcACGTACATACACACCGGAGTTCCAATCTGGTGTATCACCTATGCACCATGAAGATCTTCAACCCTTCTGAATCGTTTCTCCGAAACGTTGTGTGTCCCTCGGACACTATATTCCTCAAAGGAATGAACCTCTCCAATCTTCACCACTCCACATTCTCCCTCCTCTCTTGGCCATACAATTAGCCTTCACAACCACTAATCTTAactaactttctttcttttccttttctctctctgGAATCTTCCTCCCATGGATCTGAAAAACGAGATGGAGATCAAGTTGTCGAACAGCGCTAGGACGGTGATATTCAACAAGTACGAGATGGGACGCGTGTTAGGTCAGGGAAATTTTGCCAAGGTATACTACGGCAGGAACCTAGCGACGAACGAAAGTGTGGCGATTAAGGTGATAAAGAAGGATAAGCTGAAGAAGGAGAGGCTGATAGAGCAGATTAAGAGAGAGGTTTCGGTTATGAGGCTGGTGAGGCATCCGAACATAGTGGAGCTGAAGGAAGTCATGGCCACGAAGGGGAAGATATTCTTGGTTATGGAGTATGTTAAGGGAGGCGAATTGTTCAAGAAAGTGGAGAAAGGGAAGCTCAAGGAAGATGTAGCTAGAAAGTATTTTCAGCAGTTGATCTCGGCCGTTGATTTCTGCCATAGCCGCGGCGTCACTCACAGAGATCTCAAGCCGGAGAATCTGCTGCTTGATGAGAATGAAGAGCTTAAGGTCTCCGATTTTGGCCTCTCTGCTTTGCCGGAACAACGCCGTGCAGGTTCGTCacacttttttaatatttttttttcaattattgaaAGTCTTAATTTGTTGCTACTGGTTTGGCTATATTAGGCTATGATTGAATCACAAAATTGACTATAATTAGGGCATAATTTCTCTTATTGATTATAAAATTAGGTCATAGTTTTAGTATGGTTTTGTAGTATACCATATTTGTTGGAATAGTCTTCCAATTTTGGTATCCACGCGAAAAATCAACATAACAAAATGCATGAACTCAACTGTTTAGAATTTGTTAGTGGAATTACTTGATGCTAATTGTTGTGCAAAACATGGTGCAGATGGTATGCTGATAACACCGTGTGGAACACCTGCATATGTGGCACCAGAAGTGTTGAAGAAGAAAGGGTATGATGGATCCAAAGCAGATATATGGTCTTGTGGAGTGATTCTTTATGCTCTGGTTTGTGGCTATCTACCCTTCCAAGGCGAAAACGTGATGAGAATCTACAGAAAAGCCTTCAAGGCTCAGTATGAATTCCCTGATTGGGTTCCGGAAGGAGCAAAGAACTTGATCTCAAACCTACTTGTAGCTGATCCTGAAAAGAGGTTCTCAATTGCAGATATCATGAAGGATCCTTGGTTCCAAGTCGGCTTCATGCGTCCGATTGCATTCTCCTTTAAGGAGTCTGCCATTGGGGACAATGTGGATGACTTCGATGAGGATGATGGTGATAGTAATAACAATCAAGAGTTTAACAAGGATGATTTGAAGCAGAGTAGTTCTGCTAAGCCTGCACGGCCGTTTTACAATGCTTTCGAGATAATTTCCTCGCTGTCGCATGGTTTTGATCTGAGGAGTTTGTTTGAGACAAGGAAGAGGTCACCTTCAGTGTTTATATCAAAGCTTTCGGCTCAAGCAGTGGTGGGGAAGCTAGAGGCTATGGCGAAGAAATTGAATTTCAGAGTGGccgggaagaagaagaaggagtttGTTGTGAGGATGGAAGGGGAGAGGGAAGGGAGGAAAGGGAGGCTGGCCATGACGGTGGAAGTGTTCGAGGTGGCGCCGGAGGTGGCCGTGGTGGAGTTCTCGAAGTCTTCTGGGGATACCTTGGAGTATATCAAATTCTGTGAGGAAGAAGTTAGGCCTTCATTGAATGACATTGTTTGGAGTTGGCAGGGAGATGGTAACAACTAATAATACTAGTCATGCCATTGGGATTATTTTGCCTATGTTGTTCTTCCTTTTTACTGTTTGATGCAGctatataataatatagttTGATTTGCATAATaagtaaaagaaaaggaagatgcTAGGAAAGAAATAATGCtgtattttgattttagttacaggatttcatttcatttgtgtaaaaaatttgagtttagtttctgATGATGTTTGAAGttaatactgaaaagtcatctcCAACATATAGCTTTATTCTTCATTTAGTGTTTTATTGTTCCGAAATTTCAAATTTCTGATTTAATTTGGTGTAGAAAATGGATTCCATGATCTACAATATCTATATAATAAGGTTTAGTAGCTAACAATAGTTGAAGATGATGCAAAGAATATGTAACCTTATAATTTGTAAATTGTGGAATTCAATGTTACTTCCTTAAACATCTAAAAAATCTAATAGAAGGTAAAAGGTAATTTTATAAGCAAAAGACTACATGTGACAAGATAGTTTAAACATATAGAAGAATATTTACAGCtcatcaaaattgaatttcaagAAATATTTGAATCTGCTTCTTATCCTCTACAACAATATGGATATAGATGATTC encodes the following:
- the LOC107463764 gene encoding CBL-interacting serine/threonine-protein kinase 5 — translated: MDLKNEMEIKLSNSARTVIFNKYEMGRVLGQGNFAKVYYGRNLATNESVAIKVIKKDKLKKERLIEQIKREVSVMRLVRHPNIVELKEVMATKGKIFLVMEYVKGGELFKKVEKGKLKEDVARKYFQQLISAVDFCHSRGVTHRDLKPENLLLDENEELKVSDFGLSALPEQRRADGMLITPCGTPAYVAPEVLKKKGYDGSKADIWSCGVILYALVCGYLPFQGENVMRIYRKAFKAQYEFPDWVPEGAKNLISNLLVADPEKRFSIADIMKDPWFQVGFMRPIAFSFKESAIGDNVDDFDEDDGDSNNNQEFNKDDLKQSSSAKPARPFYNAFEIISSLSHGFDLRSLFETRKRSPSVFISKLSAQAVVGKLEAMAKKLNFRVAGKKKKEFVVRMEGEREGRKGRLAMTVEVFEVAPEVAVVEFSKSSGDTLEYIKFCEEEVRPSLNDIVWSWQGDGNN